The following DNA comes from Eretmochelys imbricata isolate rEreImb1 chromosome 2, rEreImb1.hap1, whole genome shotgun sequence.
CTGGTCTAGGTTCTCTTTAACATAGAAATCTTAGTTTGTGATCTTGGAGTGGTTTGTAAAAACTCAACTAAAATTTCTTGATAATATCAGTGCTCTAAAATGTCTAATTGTCTGTTTTTTGAGTTATGCTATAATGTTTACCAGCTTGTGTCTCAGTAATAGCTAGACAAATGTTGTAAGTTGTAAGCTGGTGTTTAAGTCTTTAGAGATATTTTAACTAGTTCTGCTTGTGGAAGCAGACACTAAAATAATACTGTACTTaagtgtggggggaggaaaaagatAGCAACCAAAGTGACATGACTTCAGGGTAAAATACCTCATAGCACAAGGGCTAGGGGAAATACACAAATATAAACAAGTAATATTGGAAAACAATGCATCTTTGCTTTTTAATGGTATAGAGTGTATTTTTATTCCTGGTGTGTTGTGAGGTGATGGACCTTAAAATTGTCATTAGTTCCTGGTATTAgtctgagggtttttttggtaCTGGTCCAGGACTTGGTCCAATATAACTTCCAGACCCTGTTTAATAAGGCAGATACCAAAATGAGTATTGTAGGAGTACTATAATCTTATGTGCAcagtatcattttaaaaacagtgaagAGCAGATGAAAACAAAACTGGCTTTGGTGTAGCCTAGATTAAATGGCATAATTAACATATATGTATAGCAAAGtagatattaaaatatttgcatgttAATCCGCTGCTAGTTATCTACCAATGTTAAGTTTTTTGTCTGTCTTCTGAACTAACAGAGATCACTTTCAGTTTCAGCAAGTGGTCGACTGTTAGAAGGCTTTCGCAAATGGTATTACAACGCAGCTGGATTCAACCAACTTGGTAGgtgtcttaatttttttaagagtTGAAAACAGCAAACATTTGTGTGCATCCATTGCCTGTGTAAAGAAActttccagatttttaaagttgaaTACAAATACATTAGTTTTGAAATTGATACGCAAGATAGGTTTTAAATTAGTTAGCCACACCCTTCTATTGCAATCGTGAAAATGTTTGTAGTAGCTTGAAAAATATTGAAGAATGCTACTGTTACAGGATTAATGCGAGATGATACCATATATGAAGATGATGATGTAAAAGTAGCACTGAAGAGGCTTCCAGAAAATCTTTATAATGAACGACTATTTCGCATCAAGAGAGCCCTTGATTTGAGTATGAGACAACAAATTCTTCCTGAAGAACAGTGGGTGAAATATGAAGAGGTATTTGTAAATTCACTTTTTTAATATAGGCAATttatctgttttcatttttaaatgtttgtttcttcTATACAAGTTTGGCTATGTCCTGTTAAATGAA
Coding sequences within:
- the UQCRB gene encoding cytochrome b-c1 complex subunit 7 isoform X1; the encoded protein is MAVRAPVSASGRLLEGFRKWYYNAAGFNQLGLMRDDTIYEDDDVKVALKRLPENLYNERLFRIKRALDLSMRQQILPEEQWVKYEEDKKYLEPYLKEVIRERLEREEWDRK
- the UQCRB gene encoding cytochrome b-c1 complex subunit 7 isoform X2, producing MRDDTIYEDDDVKVALKRLPENLYNERLFRIKRALDLSMRQQILPEEQWVKYEEDKKYLEPYLKEVIRERLEREEWDRK